A window of Candidatus Palauibacter soopunensis contains these coding sequences:
- a CDS encoding ArgE/DapE family deacylase — protein MPDDNRALTPEERRAVEAVDADRLFALLADLIAIESVANRETPAQERVAEEMRAIGLETDVWQIDFERLRRHSAYTADVERHEGLGVVGSMGRGEGRTLILNGHVDVVPAGEVERWTHPPFELTRRAGRLFGRGVVDMKGQVCGALAAAWALRDAGIELDGALQIQSVIGEEDGGAGTLATIERGHTGDGAIVVEPTEFVIAPAQAGALSFRLTVPGLAAHGAMREEGVDPVEKFIPIFRRLRALEAVRNRDVADPLFRGEALPYALTMGRLRAGIWPSTVAESLIVEGRYGVAPGEDLAGAQRALEDAVTEAASGDAWLRDHPPTVEWIGAQFAPARTDARDPVVGTLAGAVRSLGGTEPRVGGVRYGADMRLLVNHGHVPTVLFGPGDVREAHRPDESIRAADLVELARILAVTAIRFCGIRG, from the coding sequence ATGCCGGACGACAATCGCGCGCTGACCCCTGAGGAACGCCGCGCCGTTGAGGCGGTGGACGCGGACCGGCTCTTCGCGCTTCTGGCCGACTTGATCGCGATCGAGAGCGTCGCGAACCGCGAGACGCCGGCCCAGGAGCGGGTGGCCGAGGAGATGCGGGCCATCGGCCTCGAGACGGACGTGTGGCAGATCGACTTCGAGCGGCTGCGCCGACACTCCGCCTACACCGCCGACGTGGAGCGTCACGAAGGTCTCGGAGTCGTCGGCAGCATGGGACGCGGCGAAGGCCGCACGCTGATCCTGAACGGGCACGTCGATGTCGTCCCCGCGGGCGAGGTCGAGCGCTGGACGCACCCGCCGTTCGAACTCACGCGTCGCGCCGGTCGCCTGTTCGGGCGCGGGGTCGTGGACATGAAGGGGCAGGTGTGCGGCGCGCTGGCGGCGGCGTGGGCGCTGCGCGACGCGGGGATCGAACTGGACGGCGCGCTCCAGATACAGAGCGTGATCGGCGAGGAGGACGGCGGGGCTGGGACGCTGGCGACGATCGAGCGCGGGCACACGGGGGACGGGGCGATCGTCGTCGAGCCGACGGAGTTCGTCATCGCGCCCGCGCAGGCCGGCGCGCTCAGCTTCCGGCTCACGGTCCCCGGCCTCGCCGCGCACGGGGCGATGCGGGAAGAGGGCGTGGACCCGGTAGAGAAGTTCATTCCCATCTTCCGGCGACTCCGGGCCCTCGAGGCGGTCCGGAACCGCGACGTGGCCGACCCGCTGTTCCGCGGGGAAGCGCTGCCGTACGCCCTGACCATGGGACGGCTCCGGGCGGGGATCTGGCCCTCGACCGTGGCCGAGAGCCTCATCGTGGAGGGCCGCTACGGCGTCGCGCCCGGAGAAGACCTCGCCGGGGCGCAACGCGCGCTGGAGGATGCCGTGACCGAGGCCGCGTCCGGTGACGCCTGGTTGCGCGACCACCCGCCCACGGTCGAGTGGATCGGGGCACAGTTCGCCCCCGCCCGCACGGACGCGCGCGACCCTGTGGTCGGCACCCTGGCCGGCGCCGTGCGGTCACTCGGCGGCACGGAACCCCGCGTCGGGGGCGTGCGCTACGGCGCGGACATGCGGCTCCTCGTCAACCACGGCCACGTGCCCACCGTGCTCTTCGGCCCCGGCGACGTCCGCGAGGCCCACCGCCCCGACGAGAGCATCCGGGCCGCCGACCTGGTCGAACTGGCCCGCATCCTCGCCGTCACCGCCATCCGCTTCTGCGGCATCCGGGGCTGA
- a CDS encoding Fic family protein, which translates to MIRGATGRYETSAAGGETVRAFVPAPLPPQPDLDLKTLLDPLEKASLALGSLDSFASLLSDPHIFLFSYVRKEAVLSSQIEGTQSSLSDLFLFELEPKTGAPFDEITEVSNYVAALEHGLRRMREGFPFSNRLIREIHATLLRSGRGNKQAPGEFRRSQNWIGGTRPGNASFVPPPAHAVEECMSRLERFLHFPAAGLSPILRSGLAHVQFETIHPFLDGNGRVGRLLITLLLCHDGVLREPLLYPSLYLKQHRDTYYALLDEVRRTGDWERWLTFFLDGVAETATDAVAKAQRMQERFEEDRARVERSGRAAGSRLRIHQAFRDRPVRDLPGLVRQTELSFPTVSSAVKALERFGVVREITGKARDRVFAYEPYLAILNEGTEP; encoded by the coding sequence ATGATCCGCGGTGCGACCGGTCGCTACGAGACAAGCGCGGCAGGCGGCGAGACGGTCCGGGCGTTCGTCCCCGCGCCCCTTCCGCCGCAGCCGGACCTGGACCTGAAGACCCTGCTGGACCCGCTGGAGAAGGCGTCGCTGGCCCTCGGCAGTTTGGACAGCTTCGCCTCCCTCCTTTCCGATCCCCACATTTTCCTGTTCAGCTACGTCCGCAAGGAAGCGGTCCTCTCTTCCCAGATCGAGGGCACCCAGTCCTCGCTCTCGGATCTGTTTCTCTTCGAACTCGAACCGAAAACAGGTGCTCCGTTCGACGAGATCACAGAGGTGTCCAACTATGTGGCCGCCCTGGAACACGGGCTGCGGCGGATGCGGGAGGGGTTCCCGTTCTCCAACCGTCTCATTCGCGAAATTCACGCCACTCTGCTCCGTAGCGGAAGAGGCAACAAACAGGCTCCGGGCGAGTTCAGGCGCTCCCAGAACTGGATCGGCGGCACCCGGCCCGGAAACGCGAGTTTCGTCCCGCCCCCCGCGCATGCGGTCGAAGAATGCATGTCGCGGCTGGAACGTTTCCTGCACTTTCCCGCTGCGGGCCTGTCCCCGATCCTCAGGTCCGGTCTGGCCCACGTTCAGTTCGAGACGATTCATCCCTTCCTCGATGGGAACGGGCGCGTGGGCCGACTGCTGATCACCCTCCTGCTCTGCCACGATGGCGTACTGCGAGAGCCGCTGCTGTACCCGAGCCTCTATCTGAAGCAACATCGCGATACGTACTACGCCCTCCTCGATGAGGTCCGGCGGACCGGCGATTGGGAGCGGTGGCTCACGTTCTTCCTCGACGGTGTGGCGGAGACCGCGACCGACGCCGTCGCCAAGGCGCAGCGCATGCAGGAGCGGTTCGAGGAAGACCGCGCGCGGGTCGAGCGTTCCGGGCGGGCGGCGGGTTCGAGATTGCGTATTCACCAGGCGTTCCGGGACCGTCCGGTCCGAGACCTCCCCGGCCTCGTCCGGCAAACCGAGTTGTCCTTCCCGACCGTGTCATCCGCGGTGAAGGCACTGGAGCGGTTCGGGGTCGTCCGGGAGATTACGGGCAAGGCACGCGACCGTGTCTTCGCCTACGAGCCGTATCTGGCCATTCTCAACGAGGGGACGGAACCATGA
- a CDS encoding amidase family protein: MKTRAKVSLRDFFDGSALPSLILIIALVAGGVPLAAQSFAVEETTVAEVHAAFRAGDLTCEGLVGAYLARIDAYDKQGPLLNSIAVVNPRALEEARALDAAFASGGPTGPLHCVPVLLKDQVETSDMPTTYGSALFAGYMSERDGTIVTRMKEAGALIIAKTNMGEFASRYVGSGFGIIRNAYDTGRNPSGSSGGTGAGVAANLGLIGIGEDTGGSIRGPAAVASLVGLRPTLPLVSRFGMMPANPTTDTMGPMTRTVMDAAILLDVIAGYDPNDPVTAYSVGQVPDSYAAGLDAGALTGARIGVIREPMDRSVDTSSDGFQQVRARMEAAIGTLRDLGAEVFDVAIPGIEQVSTVFGANSYETEEVTDAYLAELRDPPYRTLASILLSGRVNPWRAAGMADLLGKTTRDPGYLEYLLARDRVREDVMATMAEHDLDAFVYATFDHPPDLIAEDVETNPAPADRYALGDNRSLSPLTALPALTVPAGFTDDGLPVGLEFLGRPFTEAMLLGFGYAYEQATNHRRPPPTAPPLGR, encoded by the coding sequence ATGAAGACACGTGCAAAAGTGAGCCTGCGCGATTTCTTCGACGGCTCGGCGTTGCCGTCGCTCATCCTGATCATCGCGCTCGTCGCGGGCGGAGTCCCGCTCGCGGCGCAGTCATTCGCGGTCGAGGAGACGACGGTCGCGGAAGTCCACGCGGCTTTCCGGGCGGGCGACCTCACGTGCGAGGGTCTGGTCGGGGCCTACCTGGCGCGCATCGACGCGTACGACAAGCAGGGGCCGCTTCTCAACTCGATCGCCGTCGTCAACCCGCGCGCCCTCGAGGAGGCCCGGGCCCTTGACGCCGCCTTCGCGTCCGGCGGCCCCACCGGGCCGCTGCACTGCGTCCCCGTCCTCCTCAAGGACCAGGTGGAGACGAGCGACATGCCTACGACCTACGGGTCGGCGCTCTTCGCGGGCTACATGTCGGAGCGGGACGGGACCATCGTGACGCGGATGAAGGAGGCGGGCGCCCTCATCATCGCAAAGACGAACATGGGCGAGTTCGCCTCGCGCTACGTGGGGTCCGGGTTCGGGATCATCCGCAACGCGTACGACACGGGGCGGAACCCGAGCGGCTCCTCCGGCGGCACGGGAGCCGGCGTGGCGGCGAATCTCGGCCTCATCGGCATCGGCGAGGACACGGGCGGCTCCATCCGGGGCCCGGCGGCGGTGGCCTCGCTCGTCGGCCTCCGTCCCACGCTTCCCCTCGTGAGCCGGTTCGGGATGATGCCCGCCAACCCCACCACCGACACGATGGGTCCGATGACCCGCACCGTGATGGACGCGGCCATCCTCCTCGACGTCATCGCCGGCTACGACCCCAACGACCCCGTGACGGCGTATTCCGTGGGCCAGGTTCCCGACTCCTACGCGGCCGGACTCGACGCGGGGGCGCTGACCGGCGCCCGGATCGGCGTGATCCGCGAGCCGATGGACCGCTCCGTGGACACATCATCGGACGGGTTCCAGCAGGTGCGCGCCCGCATGGAGGCGGCGATCGGCACTCTCCGCGACCTGGGGGCCGAGGTATTCGACGTCGCAATCCCCGGAATCGAGCAGGTGAGCACCGTCTTCGGCGCCAACTCCTACGAGACCGAGGAGGTGACGGATGCCTACCTCGCCGAACTCCGCGACCCGCCGTACCGCACGCTCGCATCCATTCTGCTGAGCGGCCGCGTCAACCCGTGGCGGGCCGCCGGCATGGCCGATCTCCTGGGGAAGACGACCCGTGATCCCGGCTACCTGGAATACCTCCTGGCGCGCGACCGGGTGAGAGAGGACGTCATGGCGACGATGGCCGAGCACGACCTCGACGCCTTCGTCTACGCCACCTTCGACCACCCGCCGGACCTGATCGCCGAGGATGTGGAGACGAACCCCGCCCCGGCCGACCGCTACGCCCTCGGCGACAACCGCTCGCTGAGTCCGCTGACGGCGCTCCCGGCGCTCACGGTGCCCGCGGGATT